A segment of the Polyodon spathula isolate WHYD16114869_AA chromosome 17, ASM1765450v1, whole genome shotgun sequence genome:
GAAATGTTTCACTGTTGACACCTGCATCGATAGAATGGCTACAGTATGAACAGAGATTGCCCAAATGGATTGCAAAATTTATTTGCAAGAATGAAATTGCCCAGTGCACAAAGCCTCTTGGGTGAGTATGTACAAGAAACATTGATACATTGATACAAGATACATTGAAGGTAGTGAATAAACCTTCTGTTATTTGTCAGTATGCAATGGTATCATTTGCCGTTATAAGGAGGACAAATTAGGAACAAAATGTGCGCACCTGATATTGAGTCAAAGGGTCACCATTATGGGGTTAGTTTGTACATACGAGCTATCTAATACTTCACTGCAGCCCATAGCgcttaaacattttcaaattgtgtttagGTCTATGACCTACGCACACAGCTTTTGAAAACCGAGCAAGATCGCCTGGACATGCAGCAGCAGATTTCTCAGATTGCTCTTCTCCAGAGAAGTCGTAATGAAGAAGAGGAGGATCAAAGGATGCTAAGCGCAGGTAAGAGCCTCTGTGCTTGCCTTCAAAATGACCATTGAGTAACATGTCTACAATCAAGACCATTTTATCTGAGAAACAACATAGGTTTTATAATCtatgagtgtttttgaagttatggattatTAATGGAATGATCTTGTTTTGAGTTAATGTTTTCATTATGCTTTCTGAAaggcttcattttttaaatgaagtacacATCGCAGTGGTATAAcagtaatttaaaacatattacgGTAGCTGAAATGCTTAtacatgtaaaacagaaaaatatttgtTCTTTCAGAAAGTAATTGTTGATGAAATAAAGTGAATTGGTCTCTGTAGtgccatttatatatttatgtgtttattcattttattttcagtgactAATCGATCTGACCGTGAGAAGCAAGAGTTGGAAAAACAGATACAAGAACTAAGGTTCCAGCTCAGTCAAAATGTTGTCATATCTGAACTGGAGGAGCTGAAAAGATCCATTGAGCGTAAAGAGAGGGAGAAAGCTCAACTCTTTGCTCATATTGAGGTAGTGTTGTGTTTCTTCAGAAACTgatatgttttataaacatttatggtatcttatttttatttattggacTTTAGCACATCTACACCTCAGTCTTATTGACAAACTCTTTAAATCCAGTatacataaaataacacataAGAAACCACTTTACGTGATACATAAATCCGAGCACTCATTTGTggtgctgaaaaaataaataaaatatgaaattagcATGGAACtgatttaatcaattaacaaTTCAAATTGTGTAAATACAATTCTACATATGCATGAACCTGctaatgtcttgttttcaaatgTGATCATGCTGGAAGTCCAAAAACACACATCTTTAGCAGTAGCGCATATGAGAAGGACTTCTTGCTCTCTGGAGGATTAATCGTGCTATTTTCAATCTAGAattcattcacttttttttagGAGCTGTATTGGATAATGAGAACAAATTTATAcatcaaatattgttttttttaatggtttgtgaAAAGCTGGTTATGACTAACAGCAGGCATTTTCCCCATAGCTTATTTGTATGACACTGACATTACCAGGATTACAATGGTGAAAGGCACTGGGGGTGTAGTTTTGAGAAATGCATATATCAATGTATGAATGCAATTTCCTTGAACCCAGTTCAGCACCGCTTCCCAGAGATAAAAGTAATTTgtaacaacaaagaaaacagttcTGTAAAACCCTCTTTCTAATGTTGTTATTTATCAGTCAAACTCATCTACATTAACACATTGACTTGAATGTTTTACTGTAATCATTCTTCATAACTGGAAGATCccttgttggttttattttgcaatacATTCGTCTCTGATACAGTGGAGGAAATATATaaaattgtcttttgttttttgttttttgttttaaatgcaaaatgagaAAACCAATGCTAACAGACCATTATGCTGCTGCTTTAAACcgtatattttattttgtctgtatGAGGTTTCATTtagtgtaccttttttttttttttttttttttttttacaatttagaGGATCctagtattttaatattttgagacTATTCTTAAATCTGATTAGTTTCTAATTAGATATTTAGCATACAGGGAATTTTTTTTCCAggttgaaaataaaatactggaatAAGGTGTAGAAAACCTCAAGCAGGTGCTTAATCCTGTTGTCTTCAGTCACAACTGAGGTATTATTGTATACAGTGTAATATACTATAACCAAGAGTGTACTGCCTCCCGTGTACATAACACACATCCCGTTCTCCTGCAATTTGTAAAAGTGTGCCTGATCAGAAGATGTCAGTGAACATTCTCAGTGCATCTGCATAGTATAATTATTTGGTGTGTAGTATTAAATAGGTACATCCTGGAAAAAGGTCTTAAAATATCAAAGCATCCGCAAAATCACCAAAATACATAGTCGTGTATAGTAAgcctaatttaaaacaaaaaaaaaaagcttaatgagACCACTTTGAAGCCTACAGTGTGGACTGTTATAGactttataaaaaatactttagaTTTTTGGCTTATAAAATGTCTGTAAATAAATGTTCAGATTTAAACTGCCCTTGGGTTAGCGCTTTGCTCGGAACATTTgcctaaacataaaaaaatacattactcatTTTAATACTTAAAAATCATAATCTCTAACGGCATCAGAAGCCGCACTAACAAACATTATGGTAGAAATAACATAAAGTATTAgtacatataataataacaaataataataataataataataataataataataataataataataataatacaacaacaagTTGGCCTACATGAAAACTAATTCTACATTTTTCTGGTGCTGGGACAAATACACAAATAGTTGaacaaacatttgtttgaaatttATTGGGAACTGTACTTCTGTTTTCCAgctaaatcaaaacatcaaaatgaaagaatatttaaataattgtttgcttaaaaaaaaaaaaaaaaaaaaaaaagtcaaaatgaaaTCCCATGTTCTTCCCagtactgcatttttttaaccaagtatttctaatatgttttttttaatatactgaaattattttttttcaaattatttctttttctttgataGGTGCTGTCATCAGACCTCGATAAGAGGGAGAAACAGCAGCTAAGGATGCTTGATCAGCTGAAAGAAATTCAGAACCGTTACGAAGACTGTGAGACGGACCGAAAGCGCATGGAGCTCCACATTGAGGATTTGGACACTCAACTGAAGGACTATGGCAGGGAAGCTGAGAAGCACGTGAACCAGCTTAAACATGCCGAACTCCTGAAGAAggagagtgacaaaaagaaagaagaactGAAAGTTAAAGCCCAGGAGTCCATCAGGCACTGGAAACTAAAGTGTAAGAAACTTGAAAGTGATCTGGAGAAGCAGAACGAGACGGCAGAGCTAACTATGGACAAAAACAAGCAGGTAGTTAACTGGGAAAATTAGATACTTTAAAAAAGCACCTTTGAtcctattttcctcagcagactAGAACATTATAACAGTGATACAGGCATCAGTAAACATTACTTAAAATATGGGAACTGAATTGGCTACtttcatatataaaatgtgttttattacattatatgTGGCCTTCTTCCCATCTGCATAGatctttattttccattttttagatttagttttttattcattttgattaATCTGGGATCATTTTTCATTTCTACACTTCTTCCACTCTTTTTAAAGCCTGTTTGAGAGTTCCACAGGTACAGGGTACCCATACATTAtttccacactgctgcactaatCTATGTGGTCTGGTGGTGCAATGGATATAGATTCAGTTCCCGtagtgtgtttcttttgtttgttgtcatgtttttgtgtgaGATTTACTTGATTGACTGGTATCTCCTTCACCTTAAACGCCCACTCTTCTTTGGGTGTCAGgctgtatcttttttgttatacTTGCTACTCACACTACCCACAGTCTTTAGTTGTTAATTAGGTGTTAATTTCATTTAAACACAATTTCACTAGTACTGGGTACTTTTATAAAACTAAGAAGACAAGTGGAATTAAAGTCTGCACAGCTACACGTAGAAAATCTTCAGCTTGTCTCAATTCTTAATGTTTATTTGATCCACACAATGCGTTTCAGCTGGAGTCAGCTTTTATTAGGTAAACTACCTTCTAGTGTCTGTCATCCGGTACTATGCTGTCTTTGTACCTTTCTAATAGCAAGCAATACATTCGCAGAGCCCATTTACAATAAGCAAAAGGCACACACCACATATAAAGGCTAAGTATTATTCCATGTTTTGACTTTGAGAGGTTGATTGGTACATTTAATTTCAATATAATCGATCCATatcaaatttgaaaaaatataaaaatatactaaTAATGGTCAATGCAACTTCATATAGGTGACCAAAGAAAAGGAAACTCTACAAGGGCAGCTCCACTCAGTCATGCTACAAATGGAGAACCTTCACAAGGAGCTGAGTGACGTCATCTCAAAACTGGCACAAAAAGAAGAGGACAGTCGCCGTAAAGATGTTGAGCTCAATGAGATAAAATCTCAGCATATGGACTTGGAGCATGAGATTAGAGAGGTGCGGGAAGTTGCCAGTAAGCTCGAGAATGAGATTCAAAACCAGAACCTGTTGCATTCACAACTGAAGAACGATAACCAGGCATTGGAGAGCAAGGTTCTTGTGTTAAGCAGGCAAAATGAAAAGGATCGGGGGACACTGCTAGAGATGCAAGGGGAGATTAAACACCTGAGTGCCATTCGGGCTGAGTTGACTAGTAGACTTTCTGATGAGGAAATAGCCAGGAAGGAGTTGAAGAAAGACCTTGCTGACCTCCAAAGCACACATGACTCTGGCCAAGAGGAACTGCTCTCTGTGGGCAGACGGATCAAACTCGAAAGGGATCTGCATTATAGAGAGCTGGCAGGTCTCAGATCGGAGATAGAGAATTTGAAAACGAAACATGAAAAGAATATCCAGGAAGCTCTCCGGCTTTTTAGACAAGAAAGGGATGAGCAGGAAAACCAGATAAGAACTTTCAAGGTAACAGTGCAGAAttggcaatttatttatttatttttttaaaacaattccttGGAAAGTGTGAAAGTTCTGGTTGTGGGTCAGAAATCCTCATTCCCAAGTAATAGTATTCAGAGGTAAAACACAATCTGTATAGTAGCACAAACAATGCATGCTTGTTAAAATATAACATTCTTTAgtagacattaaataaaacaaaaaatgtttttgttaattatggCTATTTTGTCAAGTTAAGACAGTATGAAGTAGCTGATTTTGTTTCCCCTGTTGTTAATCTGTGCAAAAAGGCATCAAGGACAAATTTccctaaaaaaaacagaatttgtgcTAGACCTGGCCCAAAGTCATGTAATGGCTGCACTTGACATCAACTTGTGTTGTTAGTTAATTTACTGTGATACAATAAGGTTTAtcaacagtgaaaaacaggtggaTAATTTTCTTTTCCTTCAGGCTGAAGCAACAGAGGACAAAAACGTAGTTAAAGCACAGCGTCGGCAGCTGGAAAAGATGAAGATTGAATGTGACAAACTGACAGAGGAATTAACTCAGAGTGAAGAGGAACACACTAAGCTCAAGAGGAAGTACCAGCTGCTGAAGCAGGAGCTGGAAGAAAAGGTGAGCTCCCCTCAAACTTTACAGAGAGCCAGGATTCATTATGGCTGTCTGTCATTGTGGAGAAACAAGGCTTTAAGAGCTTTTGCTCTCACATTTATACATCgtctttcaaataatatttttaagtgAGTTACATGGAAAGCAATAGATTTATTTGAGAGTGTACATAAAAATGAAACCTTAAATATCAAGGTTTTATGAAGATACCTTTAGATAAGCAGTACatatggcatatgaacagtttaaagtaattttaatgaacaaaaacattccatacattttctccacAATGCACACCCATTCACTTTTATAGGACacaatgtacagttttgaaagaaacaaattagcaaacatgtattttaattttaaatgatgattatctggtactacactaggttaaagaaatatctgATTGGCAGCTTAATTACTTCACACAACTTGACTGGATGTACAGCATGGAAGTGTCTGCAAAAACGTTCTATAAATATTCTTCTCCagcagcttcaaataaattaccagtAGAAAAAATCAAAAATTCACTgttaccataatgtgtgtgttttttgtacagGAAAATCTGAAACCAACaaaattataacaatatatattacGTAGGATTAGGAttactgttccttttacatattAACAACTTTTACATATGACTTCTGAAAAGGACAGaaattaaaattttaataaaactacatTGAATTACATGCTCCTTTGTCATAGAAGCTTACTGTGATTGGCATGGTATGATTAAAATCAGAATCACAAAGtgaagcagttccattgaacactacaCTTTGTGCTCGGCCTTAGCTAATAAATTACAGTCTACATGAtatttgaatagaaaaaaaaaaagatttatttggGCGATTGCAAATTGAATGGTATTAACTTTGAAACGTATcaggtctttttttaaaattacaggtTAGCGCCGCCTTTAGATATACAGAAGACACTTGGGACCTCGCTGAATGACATTAGTGGAGAAAAGCTATATATCTCTGAGCATTTTGGTAGGTAGAGTAGCTTCATGATGTGCTCCAAATTGTTTTCACTGTTGGCCATATAGGAGATGCTGTTTTCCATCATTCAAAGATTTTATCCCATGTGTTGTGGAGGTCATGCTCACTTTGGTTTGCTTCAGATATAGGATCCATAACTGGCAGGATGTTGTAAACCTCTGATTGGAGCATCATCACTACGAGGGCAAAAcgctcttaaagctgcagtggtGCTGCTCTTGTTAGTTTAATAAAGGCAAATGGGACCTGGTGGAAGAAGATCCTCCAGAATACATATAGCATGTCCATGCTAAACGTcccaatacattttaataaagatataTTGCAGGGCTGCAGGATGTCCGCGCCCGCGCCAAAGGATATGGTCAAGAGGCGAAGATTACTCTCCTCCCACTCTGAGTTAAGTGGTCACCACTGCCACTGTGCTGCTCCCACTCCCCCATAAAAAGTAAAGTACACAACTTACTATAAATACAAACTTGCAATTATGACCAGCACAGTGTttcaaaagcaatacaaaatttaatactccattaaaaataaaagaagctAAATTCTACAGTTTTGGATAAAGCCAGCGCAAACCTTGACGATCTACATGTTAAGTGTGCCCGGaagattttggacattctgctaccctgATGTATTGAATGAATGTAACTACTTATGATTAAGTCTGTTACTGAAAAACATATGCTATTTAATTTAACACTGCTTTCAAACAGCTAAATTATCAGTAAAATACCTCACAGTTTATATATGGTTTTCTCTCTTGAGATGATAACTTTCCTTATTTCCTGTAAAAGGTCATATTCTTCAAATGAATATACTGTGCATGTTTGTCACCTGCACCTTCCTGTATGTTTGAAAAACAGTTATACTGAGGTCTAGCTGTGGTGCTgatgtttttaaactttattacagAAATGCAATGCATGTGAGAATGGCCTCACGGTCACCGTCACTGTCACTGTGTGATCCTTTGTTATTTCATAagatttttcttttagtttttcctGGTAAAGGCAAAGTTATTATTTATCAAGCTGAGTGATTAACAGAACTGGTGAAGCGTGTCCTGTCTATCAGGGTTTAGACATTAACTTTGTAATGTCTCACTCAGACAGAGTAGTATGGCGGTACAAATATTAActgattttttactttttaggtttttttatgCATAGACATTCATTCATCAGCATGATATGGCATATTATTCATGTCACAcaattgtctctctctctcatctatctatctatctatctatctatctatctatctatctatctatctatctatctatatatatatatatatatatatatatatatatatatatatatatatatatatatatatataatttatataattaaatttCTCATTTTCACGCTACTCAATGTCACGCTACTCAATAATTATGTGTATCCTAAATTAGAGTGAATGTAATAATCAACGTACCAGGTGTTTTATGTTGACATGAACCagcactttataaaacaaatacattcatattATAATTGAAGGATTGAGGTTACTCACGAATACAGATTATTGTACTTTTTCCAAGGCAATTCTATAAATTactggaaataaaatgtacaggtatCCATGGGAACCAATACTATAATCTGCCAAAAGGGAGCTAAATTAGACCATTACAATTAGGCTTTTTCTTATATCTAAAGATATATAtgccttttttattaaaaaaaaaaaaaaaagaaagaaaataaagggGATCTTGGTTGATTTCAACAAGTTGTTCCAGAATCAAAGTGAGAATATCCGTGACACAGTAAtgcaaacaaatgtgtttaagaTGGAATCCAGTGTATGACTATTTTTAAGTTCTTTATAACTTGACAATTTATAGTTGCAAGTAAATCTGGTGGATGAAGGTAATATAACCTTGTAAATTAAAGTAGCCACAGACCAATATAGGAAAATGCACATTACAAAATAACCctgaaaacagattaaaaaacttAATGGAAAGATGACAGTTTGACACTTATTCTAGAGATTTTTAAGTTTGGGTTCAGATGACAAATTTACAAGGGATGAaataaggttttgtttttttaaaacaagcttaATATTTAGAGCATCTAAGAAGAAAAATAACTTCCAAAATggtattatattttacagtatctGTACAGAGTATTGGCAACATTTGAATACAAACTTTATGAACTTTGAAATGTCAAAATTTTCTTTAACAAGTTCtagtttatttttcacaattacTGCATGTAAAAGAAACAATGGGGGGACTGttacttacagtgcctatagtacgtattcaccctccttggacgttttcacagtttgttgtgttacagcctgaaatattgatgcatttaagtgggattttttccctttgatttacacaacctactccacactttcaatgtgtgaaaaagtgGGGGgtgagaaaaacaaatcaattaaaaataaaaacctgaaaagtcttcattagataagtattcaccccctttgctaggGTCTGCttaggctgtcctcccaaactgagaagCCGGATAAGAAggacattggtcagagaagccaccaagagaccaatgacaactctgaaagacctacagcgttccatggctgagatgggagaaactgtccatgtgtcaacaatagctcaggtactccacaaatctggcctgtatagaagagtggcaagaaggaagccatttctgaaaaaaaaacaaaaaaaaaaaaacaggtaaaatcCCATGTAAAAAAGTCATGtaggagactctgaaaagatgtgacaaaagattatgtggtctaatgaaacaaaaattacaacaaaaactatttggcctaaatgcaaagcattatgatATGGGTTTGCTTTTCAtcagcttgtcagggtagagggcaaaatgatggagctaaatacagaaAACCTTAAGGAAAACcagcttcagtctgcaaaagacctaagacgaacggaaattcacctttcagcaggacaatgaccccaagcactcagccaaagctacactggaatggcttaaaaacaagaaagtgaatgtcctagagtggcccagtcaaagcccggacctgaatccgattgagaatctgtggcttGAAgtttgctgtccaccaacaatccccatccaacttgacagagcttgaacaattttgccaagaatgggcaactattgcacgatccagatgtgcaaacttGGTAGATTTACCCCAAAAgcctcacagctgtaattgctgccaaagttggtTCTAGCAAGTGTTGACTCAGGGGGGGATTTtagaatacttatctaaccaagacatttcagttttttttttcattaactgtttcacaataaaaattctcttgacTCTTCAacgtgttgagtaggttgtgtaaatcaaagggaaaaaaaatcccatttaaatgcatcaagatttcaggttgtagcacaacaaactgaaaacttccaaggggagtgaatacttactgTAGACACTGTATATCTGACTTGTCTCATTTCCAGGGGAAAATGGTCACCTATGGTGGTGATCGCCTGAAACATATGGAAGAAACAATTGTGGAACTCCAGGAACAACTTGGTTTACTGGAAACAGAGCAAGAGTCCATACTTTGCACAATAGGAATTGAAATTGGCTCTGTGTGTGAAGTCTTTTCAAGGGACTCGGATGAACAATtcaaagtaataattattttatgttgttttatgcATTAG
Coding sequences within it:
- the LOC121329682 gene encoding centrosomal protein of 128 kDa-like, translated to MADSSSDSDTYHRNRGNRPGPVRVTHFGPQRRSRINTSGDISVKVETLASTLQDTSRNLNNVDRMLGQYREHTGDQAEAMTTLRDNLEESIYQLRRQRLRRNFGSTIHTSDLDGGSASESHHYRPTLPLRDYRDSKGARGRSRSATVQFVDEMNPLEHVHSLHQSVRDLSSDQLRIGDDIDREIVRRNRTEIETKRTLEDLSSRLRESQRAEAVSERVGRRLQEIEREMRTERQHGERRQDQLGHVLLQRQEALKKHEVKGSEMEEVMKNAFLKTECEKSQIEQELERTRRRLDQSEGGRDTLLQQVYDLRTQLLKTEQDRLDMQQQISQIALLQRSRNEEEEDQRMLSAVTNRSDREKQELEKQIQELRFQLSQNVVISELEELKRSIERKEREKAQLFAHIEVLSSDLDKREKQQLRMLDQLKEIQNRYEDCETDRKRMELHIEDLDTQLKDYGREAEKHVNQLKHAELLKKESDKKKEELKVKAQESIRHWKLKCKKLESDLEKQNETAELTMDKNKQVTKEKETLQGQLHSVMLQMENLHKELSDVISKLAQKEEDSRRKDVELNEIKSQHMDLEHEIREVREVASKLENEIQNQNLLHSQLKNDNQALESKVLVLSRQNEKDRGTLLEMQGEIKHLSAIRAELTSRLSDEEIARKELKKDLADLQSTHDSGQEELLSVGRRIKLERDLHYRELAGLRSEIENLKTKHEKNIQEALRLFRQERDEQENQIRTFKAEATEDKNVVKAQRRQLEKMKIECDKLTEELTQSEEEHTKLKRKYQLLKQELEEKVSSPQTLQRARIHYGCLSLWRNKALRAFALTFIHRLSNNIFKGVNTYCRHCISDLSHFQGKMVTYGGDRLKHMEETIVELQEQLGLLETEQESILCTIGIEIGSVCEVFSRDSDEQFKAISLTSGLQKDSHRWLAEMKTKLHWLREEAKEREGQEKRLRRHLQQSREQLKGLKQNKESEWQLLIGQITKQEQLLEEIHREKRDLLEKTREKDEDVRTLQDRLVELEMSTRLALDHLESVPEKLNLLEDFRDLENSQRQREMIEQRYAKYKEIIGTLQHQLEESKRRIQENRDVKMDTTSQSARLATLSSSIRGQNSFLSSSFLTDNSSPHKRMASPDCDSSQDNCLTNGTKSHKDQKEI